Within Methyloterricola oryzae, the genomic segment CCCAGGTGCAGGTCGGCGAGAAAGGCGGCGGCGATGAGAATGCCGTCCACAAAATTGTGAATGCCATCGCCCACCACGATCAGGGTACCCGCCGGCTGATGGAAGTGCGCATCCATGTGGATGTGCGCCTCGCAATCGGTGGTATGGCAGTGGCGCCAGAGCAGAAGCTTCTCCAGCAGAAAGAACACCAGAATGCCAGTCAGCACCGTAGTGAAGATGCTCTCGGCCTGCCCGCTCCCGACTGCTTCCACCGCGTGGGGCAGCAGATCCAGAAAGGCCACGCTAAGCAGCGCGCCCAGGGCGAAACTGACCCCGTGAGGCAGGAGACGATCATAGTGCCGGTCCGGCACCAGCAAGAACAGGGAAGCCGCCAGGACGCTCAGGACACCGCCAAGCAGGGTAAACAGGATGATCCAGATGAGTAGGTGCATGTACAGGGAAACGTCGGGTTATGCTTCGCGCCAGATGAGGGTCGCCATGCGTCCTGTCTGACCATCGCGGCGGTAGGAGAAGAAGCGTTCGGCTTCGGAAAACGTGCACCAGCCACCGCCGTAGATCCGATCCACGCCGGCGCGACGCAAAGTGAGACGGGCCAAGTGGTAGAGGTCGGCCCCCCAGCGGCCCTCGCCGCTCGCCACGAAAGCCTGACCGCAATCCCCCAGGCGCCCGACAAAGGCCTCACGCACCTCATCGCCCACCTCGAAAGCCTCGGGACCGATGGCAGGACCGAGCCAGGCCATGAGCTTATCCCCTTGCATTGCGGCAACCGCCGCCTCCAGGACGCCCCCGGCCAGACCGCGCCAGCCGGCATGGGCCGCCGCTACCTGGCTGCCATCCTCGGCGCAGAGCAG encodes:
- a CDS encoding ZIP family metal transporter, producing the protein MHLLIWIILFTLLGGVLSVLAASLFLLVPDRHYDRLLPHGVSFALGALLSVAFLDLLPHAVEAVGSGQAESIFTTVLTGILVFFLLEKLLLWRHCHTTDCEAHIHMDAHFHQPAGTLIVVGDGIHNFVDGILIAAAFLADLHLGIVTSLAVAAHEIPQEVGDFAILLQSGCSKARALFFNLLSSLGTVAGGVLAYFSLENLHQFLPYILALAASSFIYVAVGDLIPTLHKRTHAEAVMGQMALIIAGVLIISTVHHYAESF
- the pgeF gene encoding peptidoglycan editing factor PgeF → MSPAWIEPDWPAPRGIRAASSLRVGGGSTGVFASLNLGAHVGDEPVAVAANRASLVKALDLPAEPVWLQQVHGTEVVAAHDPGDAVGDAATTDRAGVVCAVMTADCLPVLLCAEDGSQVAAAHAGWRGLAGGVLEAAVAAMQGDKLMAWLGPAIGPEAFEVGDEVREAFVGRLGDCGQAFVASGEGRWGADLYHLARLTLRRAGVDRIYGGGWCTFSEAERFFSYRRDGQTGRMATLIWREA